Genomic window (Sulfurimonas sp.):
TGGAGCATCGTGGTTTTAGATTTTTCCAATCATCTTATGATAGAGATGAAAAAGGAACAGTTCTTTCAGTAAACAACGACCCGGGAACGCTTCCTTCATATATAGGTTATTTTCTTTTAGCATTAGGTATGCTTTGGTCTTTGTTTTCTAAGAAAAATAGATTTGCACAGTTAGCAAAACGAGCTAAAAAAGCGGCTGATGAAAAAGCACTTGGAAGTTTGATGGCTTTTGCTTTACTCTTTAGCATCTCTCCATCTTTTGCAGATGATTTAAACCCAACTATAAAAACAATTATCTCTTTTGATAAAGCACATGCTGAAAAATTTGGTGAACTTGTAATACAAGATAGTGGCGGTAGAATGAAGCCAATGGATACACTTTCAACTGAAATATTAGCAAAAATTTATAGAGGTTCAAATATTAGTGTTGGAAAGTATAAACTAGATTCAAATCAAGTTATACTTGGGATGATGGTAAAGCCAGATGCCTATCGCGATATAAAAATCATCTATACAAAAAACAAAGATATAAATAAACTTATCGGTACAAGTGAAGATGCTAAGTATGCTTCTTTTGCTCAGTTTTTTATGAACCCCGATAAAATGAAAGGTTATAAACTAGCTCAAATTGTTGATGAAGCGGTTAGGAAAGAGCCAAAATATAGAAATATGTTAGATAAAGCTGTTTTAAAAATTGATGAAAGAGTAAATATTTCTTACTCTGTTTACACTGGTGCTTTGATGAGAATCTGGCCAAAACCAAATGATGAAAGTAACAAATGGTACCCAACCATAGAAGCACTTCAAACTTTTACTTCTGCTGATGGAGAACGACTAAGAGGTGTTGCTGTTGAGTATTTTACAGCTATTGATAAAGCTTTGGGTAGTGGAGATTGGAGTGAGGCAAATGAGGCTATTTTAAAACTAGAGAAATATCAAAAATTTTATGGAGCACAAGTTTACCCATCTCAAGATAGAATAAAAGCAGAGGTTTTTTACAACAAAGCGCATATCTTTGAATCACTTTATCCTTTTTATCTTTTACTAGGGTTCATCCTTTTAGTTCTTAGTTTTGTAAAAATCATAAGACCAAAGTTTAACTTGGCAATTTACTCAAAAATAACTCTAGGTTTATTGATTGTATTTTTTGCAGCACATACTTTTGGTCTTGGTTTGAGATGGTATATCTCTGGTCACGCTCCTTGGTCAAATGGTTATGAGTCTATGATATATATAGGTTGGGCAACACTTTTAGCAGGTTTCATCTTCTCAAAACGCTCATCTATGACTATGGCATCTACTGCTATTTTAACAGGTTTGATTTTATTTGTGGCACATCTAAACTGGATGGATCCTCAAGTTACAAATATTGTTCCTGTTTTAAATTCGTACTGGTTAAGCATACATGTTGCTGTAATTACTGCTAGTTATGGTTTCTTAGGTCTTGGTGCTCTTTTAGGCTTTATCGTTATTTTATTATTTATGATTAAGACAGATAATAACCAAAAACATATAGGTTTATCAATCAAAGAGTTAAATGCTATAAATGAGATGAGCTTGATGGCGGGTCTTGTTTTACTTACCATCGGAAACTTTTTAGGTGGTGTTTGGGCAAATGAATCTTGGGGTAGATACTGGGGTTGGGATCCAAAAGAAACATGGGCACTTGTAACGATTTTAGTTTACGCTGTTGTTGTGCATCTAAGGTTTATAAAGTCTATATATAGTGAGTTTAACTTTGCAGTTATTTCTCTTTTATCGTACTCTTCAGTGATTATGACTTATTTCGGAGTGAACTATTATCTTGCTGGACTTCACTCTTACGCAAAAGGTGACCCAGTTCCTGTTCCTGATTTTGTTCCTATAACTTACGCAATTATTTTTGTTTTCGTTTTAGTAGCGTTTAGAAATAGAAAGATAGCTTAGGTTAAGAAAAATGGACTTTAAAGGTTTTAGTAAAAAAACTCTTCCCTTTTTAGAGTCTATCCGTAAAAACAACAACAAAGAGTGGTTTGAAGCTCATAGAAGTGAGTATGAAGAGTTCATCTTAAATCCTTCAAGAGCTTTTGTAGAGGAGTTTGGTGAACATCTACAAGCCCTAGAACCAACTATAAACTTTTCACCTAAAATAAACAAATCTCTCTTTCGCATCTATCGAGATAGTAGAAGAATGGGTGCTATAAAAGTGCCTTTAAAACATCGCATTGGCATGATTTTTTGGCAAGGAAACGGAAGCAGAATGCAGAGTTCACATTTTTACCTTCACTTTTCCCCTGATGAACTTTTTGTAGCAGTTGGTGTTAGATGGTTTGAAAAGCCTATGCTAGATGCTTACCGAGAGTATATAAAAGATGACAAAAGAAGAGAGCGTCTAGCACAGTTACTTCAAAGCCTTGATGCTAAAGGTTACAAGTGCATAGAAAAGGGCTATAAAAGATACCCAAGAGGTTTTAATGCACAGATGCCAGATGCTAATCTTAGTCTGTACAAAGGTATGGCAACATATAAAATACTAGACCCAAAACTCATAATAGATGGAAAAAAGTTTATAAATACACTTTATAGCATCTATGAAGATATGTTAGAGTTACAGCAAGTTGTTTATGAGATAAGCTTGAGAGTGAAAAAGGAAAATAATTAATTATGTTAGAATGTAGGAATGAGGAAAGTTGAATGATAATATATACAAGAACAAATATATTTGAATCCAATGCACAAGTATTAGTAAATACTGTAAATACTGTTGGTGTTATGGGTAAGGGCTTGGCTAAAGAGTTTAAGAGAATTTATCCCGATATGTTTGATAGTTATCAAAAATATTGCGAAAATGGTATATTTACTATAGGTAAATTACAGATTTATAAAACATCAAATAAGTGGGTAATGAATTTTCCTACAAAAGAAAATTGGAGAAATGCTTCAACAGTTGAATATGTAGAATTAGGGCTTCAGAAGTTTGTAGAACAATATCAAATACAAGGTATAAAATCAGTATCATTTCCTATGCTTGGCTGTGGAAATGGTGGTTTAGACTGGGAAAATGTTGTGAAACCACTAATGTATAAATATCTTAAAAATTTACCGATAGATATATTTATACATACAGCTGAGATTGATAAATTTACTCCAGAACATAAAAATCAAAAAATGATAGATAGTTGGTTGAAAAATGAGCCATCTTATTTATCTAGCATTGAATTTATAACAAATTTAAAGCAACTGTCTTCTCAACTGATTAATTCATATTCAAATAAAAAATTAAAGTTAACTATAGAAATAACACAAGAGCAGATGGGTGAAGAAGATGTATTTTGTATAACATCTAAGCAGACTAAAATTTATATAACTTATAGTGTGTTGAGTAATATTTGGCAAACTCTTAAAAATGGTGGTGTACTGCAAAAAGATATGTTATCTCAAGAACTAGCTCAATCATCAGATATGGTAATGTTATTTTTATCTCAACTTGAATATATCACATTAACTCAACTTGATAATGAAGATGTAGCTGTGAGAATATTAGCATTTAAGCAACCAAAAATAATAAATAAAGAAGAAGAGTTCTTTGTAGCATGACAAAAGAAGAGTTTTTAAAAGATTTTCAAACTAGACAAGAATTGAAATATAAAGGTGGTTATCAAAAGTGGTGGACGCAGTTTGTATTTCATTATAATGATATTCATAATATTGTATCAATTTTAAATAGTGGTAAACTTTATAGTCGAAATAAAACTAAAAGTTTAAATATTTTAAAAACTGATATTGCAAATGATGATGTTATAAAGCATACCGATTCTAAAGTAGATAAGTATGCAAGATTCTATTTTGGGGCAAGGACACCTACTTTATATTGGAATGAGGGCTTAATTCCTAAAGATAAAATTAGAGATAATGCACATTGTCCAGTTCCTATCTTTTTACTATTTGATTTTATTAAAATATTATCTATGGATAATATCTGGTTTAGTAATGGAAATATGAGTGCAACTAATCCTGAAGTATATAATGATATAAATAATTTAGAAAAATTAGAATGGAAATATATATATCATAGAGAACCACTTGAACAGTCTGGATATTCACGACACATAAATTATTGTAGAAATGCAGAAGTTTTAGTTAAAGATGAATTAAGTATTTATGACTCACTAAAATGGATTTGCGTTAGGTCAAAAGCAGATAAAGATACTTTACTTAATTTAGTAGATGAAACTACAAAAGAAATAATAAAAGATAAGATTAAAATATTTACTTCTGATGGATTGTTTCATAATAAAAGATTGTTTATTAATGAAGTGATATTAAAAGAACAACAAATCAATATTAATTTTACAAATTTTAATAATCAAGAGTTTATGTTAAATGGTATAGCAAAAAGTTTGGCAACAGGTAAAGAACTAGATAAATCACAAGTATTTAATATAAACTCAAATATATACTTTAAATTGGATGAATTAGATGTTTCTATGGGTATTCATTTTATCTTAAGTATTGATGAAAATAAAGTATATGATAATGTTTTATTTAATATTAATGAAGTTTTAGTTTGAGAGTTAAAGAGGAAAACAGTTGAAAGAAGCAGTAATACTACTAAATATGGGTGGACCAAATAATCTTGATGAAGTTGAGATGTTTTTAAAAAACATGTTTTCCGATAAAAACATATTAACAATGAAAAGTGACCTTTTAAGAAAGTTTGTAGGTGGTATGATTACTTTTACAAGATGTGAAAAATCACAAGATATATATAAACAAATAGGTGGAAAATCACCTATAGTCGGACATACTAAAAACTTAGTTAATAAATTGCAGGTAAGACTTGGTAAGGATGTTATTGTTGATTTTGTTATGAGATATACTCCGCCATTTGCGAGTGAAGTAATAGAAAAAATCAACAAAGAAGATATAGAAAAAATATACTTGATTCCTCTTTATCCACAATACTCGACAACAACAACAAAGTCATCATTAGAAGATTTTGAAGAACACTATCATGACAGTGGTGCAGATGCTATTTTGGTAGAGATAAAACACTTCTTTGAAAATGAAAACTATAACAAAGCAATTATTCAAAGAATTCAAGAGCAGATGCAAGAAACAAAGTATGAAGATTTTGACATTATATTCTCGGCTCATGGGCTTCCTCAAAAGATTGTAGATGCTGGAGATTCTTATCAGCGTTATATCGAAAAACATGTAGAAATTTTAAAGCAAAAACTTCAAGATGAGGAGATGGACTTTCACAAAGTTCACTTGGCTTATCAGTCGAAGCTAGGGCCTATGGAATGGTTAAAACCATCTCTAGAAGATAAACTAAAAACAGTTAGAAATAGGGGCGTTGTTGTGTTTCCTCTAGCCTTTACTATAGATAATTCTGAGACAGATTATGAACTGAAAATTGAGTATAGAGAGATAGCAGAAGCACTTGGTTTTAAAGAGTATAGAGTCTGTAGATGCCCAAATGATAGTGAACTTTTTGTAGATGCACTAGAACAAATATATAAAAAAATGAGCTAGCAAGAGATGCTAAAGATAATAATGTACTTTTCAATGACGCTTTTTTTGTTTGCTTATGAATTGCCAGAGTTAAAACTTCCAAAAAATAATCAACCTGAAATAGTTGTTTTTGATACACAAAGCCTTTTAGTAAATGATAAAAGGTCTTATAAAATTAGATGGAAAACTATAAATGCGACAGATGTAAACATAACATTTATAGGTAAAGTTGAGTTAGAAGGAAGTTTTACGATAACAGAAGATGAGTACAATAGAGGACCTATAACTTTAATGGCATCTAGTAAAACAAGCTCCTATGTTGATGAAAAAACTATAAATAAAAATAGTTCTTCTAAAGTCATAACACCTATTTTTCAAAGTAAAGAGGAAGAAGATGCCTACTACAATACAACTATGCCTTACCGAAGAAGAATGTATAATCCAGCTCGAAGACAAAGAAGATATTACTAAATGAAAATTGTTATCTTTGATATGGATGGAACTCTTATAGACTCAAAAAAAGATATAACAATATCTGTAAACTATATAAGAGCTTTGCATTATAATCTTGCTCCACTTAGTGAAGAGTTTGTTGTAAAAGCTATAAATATGCGTGAAAGAAACTTGCCAAAACTTTTTTATGAAACAGAGCTTTATCATGAAAAAGATAGAGATGTTTTTGAAGTTCACTATGGGATTCAATGCACTCAAAATCCATATCTTTATGATGGAATTTTAGAGATGCTAAAAAACCTTGTAAACTCAGGAGTAAAAATATCTTTAGCTACAAATGCTCCAACCCCTTTTGCTTTAAGAATGTTAAAGCATTTAGGAGTAGAAGAAATGTTTGATGTTATTATAGGTGCTGATAAAGTAAAGATTTCAAAGCCTGACCCACAGATGATAAATGAAATCTTAAATCACTATAATTTTGATAAAAACACAGATGAAGCATGGATGATTGGTGATAGTTCCAAAGATACTGATGGTGCCTTAAATGCTGGAATAAGCTCTATGTTTGTAACTTGGGGTTTTTCTAAAGAATCAGAACATGATGTCGTGATAAGTAAGCCAAAAGAAATCTTAGATATTGTTTTATAAAAATTTATGATAGAATAACTCTTATTTATTCAAGTAAAGGGGTTTACGGTGTTTGATAGTGATTTACTTCTAGCCTTTGGATTTATGGCGATTCTGTTTTTAAGACAAATATCTATACTTAAACAACCAAACAAAATAAATTATGCACCTCTTATGATAGGTATAGGTGCTATTAGTAGTGTTGTTCATTTTATAATTCACCCTGATATCACAGATGTTATTTTGCTTTTAAGAGAGTCTTTTTTACCGCTGTTGGTAGCTCTTTTACTCTACATAGTTATGAATATTTTACATCAAACACAACAAACTCAAAGCGCAAGAGCACAAGATGAATTTTCAAAAATTATAACTACTCAAATGAGTGAGTTAAAAGAGTTTATAATTGAGTTAGAAACAAGAATGATTTTATCTCATCAAGAAGACAGAAATATTCAAGAAGAAGTTCGCGAAAAGTTTAAACAAGATATAAAATCTCTAGATGCAATCAAAACAAATCAAAACAAATTTTTAGGCAAGTTTGATGAGATGGACTCTTGGCATAAAGGTGTTACAAAATCTTTTGATAATTTTACAAATATACAGCTACCAGAACTTGATAATGTTGTTCATAAACATATAGATATCTTACGAGTGGCAGAACAAGACCACTACAACCAAATAAAAGTAACTTTGGAT
Coding sequences:
- a CDS encoding DarT ssDNA thymidine ADP-ribosyltransferase family protein, yielding MTKEEFLKDFQTRQELKYKGGYQKWWTQFVFHYNDIHNIVSILNSGKLYSRNKTKSLNILKTDIANDDVIKHTDSKVDKYARFYFGARTPTLYWNEGLIPKDKIRDNAHCPVPIFLLFDFIKILSMDNIWFSNGNMSATNPEVYNDINNLEKLEWKYIYHREPLEQSGYSRHINYCRNAEVLVKDELSIYDSLKWICVRSKADKDTLLNLVDETTKEIIKDKIKIFTSDGLFHNKRLFINEVILKEQQININFTNFNNQEFMLNGIAKSLATGKELDKSQVFNINSNIYFKLDELDVSMGIHFILSIDENKVYDNVLFNINEVLV
- the ccsA gene encoding cytochrome c biogenesis protein translates to MKKLLSFFGSMKTMAVLMSLFAFAIGYATFIENDYGTITAKADVYNARWFEILMLFLTMNLMLNIYNYKMYTLKKASIFIFHISFIIIIIGAAVTRYVGYEGTMHIREGATSSTMISSDTYFTVDAKVGDKHVISQQTLYLSKRLTNNVNASLEIEGKKVSVEMIEYIPDAVETTVESKTGKAMASMMVTGSGKGEPITLIEGQFYESENFILDFGSGKSFDKMTISVFVQDDKFFMKHNMPLTFLKMDDNSKGVLDANEKQPFTTRTLFSTAGGGFVLRNFYVHAQRKIVSNPNASAQRPGIDALRFNIKVGDVSQDVLIYGQSGRMAKEYHNEINGVDVHLSYGSKKLTIPFEVKLLDFELDRYPGSMSPASYASEVVLIDKEQNIEMPYRIYMNNILEHRGFRFFQSSYDRDEKGTVLSVNNDPGTLPSYIGYFLLALGMLWSLFSKKNRFAQLAKRAKKAADEKALGSLMAFALLFSISPSFADDLNPTIKTIISFDKAHAEKFGELVIQDSGGRMKPMDTLSTEILAKIYRGSNISVGKYKLDSNQVILGMMVKPDAYRDIKIIYTKNKDINKLIGTSEDAKYASFAQFFMNPDKMKGYKLAQIVDEAVRKEPKYRNMLDKAVLKIDERVNISYSVYTGALMRIWPKPNDESNKWYPTIEALQTFTSADGERLRGVAVEYFTAIDKALGSGDWSEANEAILKLEKYQKFYGAQVYPSQDRIKAEVFYNKAHIFESLYPFYLLLGFILLVLSFVKIIRPKFNLAIYSKITLGLLIVFFAAHTFGLGLRWYISGHAPWSNGYESMIYIGWATLLAGFIFSKRSSMTMASTAILTGLILFVAHLNWMDPQVTNIVPVLNSYWLSIHVAVITASYGFLGLGALLGFIVILLFMIKTDNNQKHIGLSIKELNAINEMSLMAGLVLLTIGNFLGGVWANESWGRYWGWDPKETWALVTILVYAVVVHLRFIKSIYSEFNFAVISLLSYSSVIMTYFGVNYYLAGLHSYAKGDPVPVPDFVPITYAIIFVFVLVAFRNRKIA
- a CDS encoding DUF2461 domain-containing protein, which produces MDFKGFSKKTLPFLESIRKNNNKEWFEAHRSEYEEFILNPSRAFVEEFGEHLQALEPTINFSPKINKSLFRIYRDSRRMGAIKVPLKHRIGMIFWQGNGSRMQSSHFYLHFSPDELFVAVGVRWFEKPMLDAYREYIKDDKRRERLAQLLQSLDAKGYKCIEKGYKRYPRGFNAQMPDANLSLYKGMATYKILDPKLIIDGKKFINTLYSIYEDMLELQQVVYEISLRVKKENN
- a CDS encoding macro domain-containing protein; its protein translation is MIIYTRTNIFESNAQVLVNTVNTVGVMGKGLAKEFKRIYPDMFDSYQKYCENGIFTIGKLQIYKTSNKWVMNFPTKENWRNASTVEYVELGLQKFVEQYQIQGIKSVSFPMLGCGNGGLDWENVVKPLMYKYLKNLPIDIFIHTAEIDKFTPEHKNQKMIDSWLKNEPSYLSSIEFITNLKQLSSQLINSYSNKKLKLTIEITQEQMGEEDVFCITSKQTKIYITYSVLSNIWQTLKNGGVLQKDMLSQELAQSSDMVMLFLSQLEYITLTQLDNEDVAVRILAFKQPKIINKEEEFFVA
- the hemH gene encoding ferrochelatase, with amino-acid sequence MKEAVILLNMGGPNNLDEVEMFLKNMFSDKNILTMKSDLLRKFVGGMITFTRCEKSQDIYKQIGGKSPIVGHTKNLVNKLQVRLGKDVIVDFVMRYTPPFASEVIEKINKEDIEKIYLIPLYPQYSTTTTKSSLEDFEEHYHDSGADAILVEIKHFFENENYNKAIIQRIQEQMQETKYEDFDIIFSAHGLPQKIVDAGDSYQRYIEKHVEILKQKLQDEEMDFHKVHLAYQSKLGPMEWLKPSLEDKLKTVRNRGVVVFPLAFTIDNSETDYELKIEYREIAEALGFKEYRVCRCPNDSELFVDALEQIYKKMS
- a CDS encoding HAD family hydrolase: MKIVIFDMDGTLIDSKKDITISVNYIRALHYNLAPLSEEFVVKAINMRERNLPKLFYETELYHEKDRDVFEVHYGIQCTQNPYLYDGILEMLKNLVNSGVKISLATNAPTPFALRMLKHLGVEEMFDVIIGADKVKISKPDPQMINEILNHYNFDKNTDEAWMIGDSSKDTDGALNAGISSMFVTWGFSKESEHDVVISKPKEILDIVL